In Camelina sativa cultivar DH55 chromosome 16, Cs, whole genome shotgun sequence, a single window of DNA contains:
- the LOC104753592 gene encoding agamous-like MADS-box protein AGL80 isoform X1, with translation MTRKKLNLSFIENDSMRKARFNKGKKGFVKKIHELSVLCGIEACAVIYSPSNSVLEVWPSNLGVKNVVEKFEMLTNMEQEKKMVNHEGFLKQNISKGMGNNKRKMKDNTERMMKEAMFELLGGKADRFKVTNKHREDLCEYIDQYLKELYHHKNKTLRQSHVEYGESLEAATNVMAPTSSVEPVINPVGVYDHNANVNHLGHNQYQQQDGYPTIVPQYGIDNPSQNQGQQAEWLVSDDDLS, from the exons ATGACGAGAAAGAAACTAAACCTATCTTTCATTGAAAATGATTCAATGAGAAAAGCAAGGTTCAATAAGGGAAAGAAAGGTTTCGTGAAAAAGATCCACGAGCTTTCCGTACTATGTGGAATCGAAGCATGTGCTGTGATTTACAGTCCATCCAACTCAGTTCTGGAGGTCTGGCCATCGAACTTGGGAGTAAAGAACGTCGTGGAGAAGTTCGAGATGCTGACAAATATGGagcaagagaaaaaaatggtgAACCATGAAGGCtttctcaaacaaaacatatcaaaaggTATGGGGAATaacaagagaaagatgaagGACAATACGGAGAGGATGATGAAAGAGGCCATGTTCGAACTTCTTGGTGGGAAGGCAGATAGATTTAAGGTGACTAACAAACATCGTGAAGATTTGTGTGAGTACATTGATCAGTATCTTAAAGAACTTTAtcaccacaaaaacaaaaccctaaggCAATCCCATGTTGAATATGGTGAATCATTGGAAGCTGCTACAAATGTCATGGCACCAACATCTTCAGTTGAA CCAGTGATAAATCCAGTTGGTGTTTATGATCATAATGCAAATGTTAACCATCTTGGTCATAATCAATATCAACAACAAGATGGATATCCGACGATTGTGCCTCAATATGGAATTGACAATCCGAGTCAAAATCAGGGTCAGCAAGCGGAATGGTTGGTCTCAGATGATGACCTATCCTGA
- the LOC104753592 gene encoding agamous-like MADS-box protein AGL80 isoform X2 — protein sequence MTRKKLNLSFIENDSMRKARFNKGKKGFVKKIHELSVLCGIEACAVIYSPSNSVLEVWPSNLGVKNVVEKFEMLTNMEQEKKMVNHEGFLKQNISKGMGNNKRKMKDNTERMMKEAMFELLGGKADRFKVTNKHREDLCEYIDQYLKELYHHKNKTLRQSHVEYGESLEAATNVMAPTSSVENANVNHLGHNQYQQQDGYPTIVPQYGIDNPSQNQGQQAEWLVSDDDLS from the exons ATGACGAGAAAGAAACTAAACCTATCTTTCATTGAAAATGATTCAATGAGAAAAGCAAGGTTCAATAAGGGAAAGAAAGGTTTCGTGAAAAAGATCCACGAGCTTTCCGTACTATGTGGAATCGAAGCATGTGCTGTGATTTACAGTCCATCCAACTCAGTTCTGGAGGTCTGGCCATCGAACTTGGGAGTAAAGAACGTCGTGGAGAAGTTCGAGATGCTGACAAATATGGagcaagagaaaaaaatggtgAACCATGAAGGCtttctcaaacaaaacatatcaaaaggTATGGGGAATaacaagagaaagatgaagGACAATACGGAGAGGATGATGAAAGAGGCCATGTTCGAACTTCTTGGTGGGAAGGCAGATAGATTTAAGGTGACTAACAAACATCGTGAAGATTTGTGTGAGTACATTGATCAGTATCTTAAAGAACTTTAtcaccacaaaaacaaaaccctaaggCAATCCCATGTTGAATATGGTGAATCATTGGAAGCTGCTACAAATGTCATGGCACCAACATCTTCAGTTGAA AATGCAAATGTTAACCATCTTGGTCATAATCAATATCAACAACAAGATGGATATCCGACGATTGTGCCTCAATATGGAATTGACAATCCGAGTCAAAATCAGGGTCAGCAAGCGGAATGGTTGGTCTCAGATGATGACCTATCCTGA
- the LOC109129487 gene encoding uncharacterized protein LOC109129487 codes for CIDYRGLNRVTVKNKYPLPRIDELLDQLRGATWFSKIDLVSGYHQIPIDKTDVRKTAFRTRYGHYEFVVMPFSLTNAPAVFMRLMNSVFQEFLDVSAIIFIDDILVYSKSPEEHAVHLRAVLEKLREQKLFVKLSKSVRRAL; via the exons tgcattgattacagaggtctcaaccgggtcactgtgaagaacaagtaccctcttccgaggattgatgagttgttggatcagttgagaggtgctacatggttctccaagatagatttggtgtcgggttatcatcagatcccgatagataagacggatgtgaggaagactgctttcaggacgaggtatgggcattatgagtttgtggtgatgccgttcagtttgactaacgcaccagctgtGTTTATGAGactgatgaacagcgtgttccaggagtttctggacgtgtctgccatcattttcatcgacgacatcctggtttattctaagagtcctgaagagcatgcagtgcatttgagggcagttctggagaagctgcgggagcagaagttgtttgttAAGTTGAGCAA gagtgtgaggagggctttgtaA